Proteins encoded together in one Paracidovorax wautersii window:
- a CDS encoding penicillin-binding protein 1A has translation MPHPDKPTPAPSRPRWLRWLIRGFAWLMGLALAGALAGLLTIAVALAVAYPNLPDISDLADYRPKLPLRVYSTEGALLGEFGEERRNLTPIQDIPKVMTNAVLAIEDARFFQHGGVDYKGVVRAGLANLGRVKSQGASTITMQVARNVYLSSEKTFTRKIYEILLTFKLEHLLSKNQILEIYMNQIYLGNRAYGFAAASETYFGKPLKSISIAEAAMLAGLPKAPSAYNPISNPKRARIRQLYIIDRMVENGFITAEEAAAAKQEDLKLRSGPDSTRVHAEYVAEMVRQLIFSQYGNEAYTRGLNVYTTLNAGEQEAAYVALRKGIMDYERRQHYRGPEKFATLPSDPQEAEDAVDDILAGHPDNGDVLSAVVLEVTAKKIVAARASGDPIEITGDGLKPVQSGLSDKAAPNIKIRRGAVIRVVQTPKKTWEATQLPEVEGAFVALDPRTGAVRALVGGFDFDKNKFNHVTQAWRQPGSSFKPFIYSAALEKGFTPATVVNDAPLFFSAGVTGGQPWEPKNYDGKYDGPMTLRTGLARSKNVVSIRVLQAVGAKNAQDWVGRFGFDPERHPPYLTMALGAGSVTPMQMVAAYSVFANGGYRVNPYLISRVTDHKGRILSDFQPPAIENNPRAIEARNAFIMDSLLQEVTRSGTAARAQATLKRPDVYGKTGTTNDAVDAWFAGFQPTIAAVTWIGYDTPRNLGSRETGGGLSLPIWISFMERALKGVPVAEPTVPPGVVNVSGEWFYEEYARNAGVASVGMEDQPPAAAPGVAPTAPPPSEERNKILDLFRN, from the coding sequence ATGCCGCATCCCGACAAGCCTACTCCTGCCCCCTCTCGTCCCCGCTGGTTACGTTGGCTGATCCGTGGCTTCGCGTGGCTGATGGGCTTGGCCCTCGCAGGCGCCTTGGCTGGGCTTCTCACAATTGCAGTAGCGCTGGCAGTGGCTTACCCGAACTTGCCGGATATCTCCGATCTGGCGGACTACCGCCCTAAGTTGCCGCTGCGCGTGTACTCCACGGAGGGTGCCCTACTGGGAGAGTTCGGCGAGGAGCGGCGAAATCTGACGCCCATCCAGGACATTCCGAAGGTGATGACCAATGCGGTACTAGCCATCGAGGACGCCCGCTTCTTCCAACACGGCGGCGTGGACTACAAAGGCGTCGTTCGGGCGGGGCTGGCAAACTTGGGCCGGGTAAAGAGCCAGGGGGCATCCACCATCACAATGCAGGTAGCGCGCAATGTCTATCTTTCGTCCGAAAAGACATTCACGCGCAAAATTTACGAAATATTACTGACTTTCAAGCTGGAGCATTTGCTGTCGAAAAATCAGATTCTTGAAATCTACATGAATCAGATTTACCTCGGTAATAGAGCCTACGGATTTGCGGCCGCATCAGAAACGTATTTTGGCAAGCCTCTGAAGTCGATTTCCATCGCGGAGGCCGCCATGCTCGCTGGCCTGCCCAAGGCCCCCTCCGCCTACAACCCCATCAGCAACCCCAAGAGAGCGCGCATTCGTCAGCTGTACATCATTGACCGCATGGTGGAGAACGGCTTCATTACTGCCGAGGAAGCCGCTGCGGCGAAGCAGGAAGACCTGAAGCTGCGTTCGGGACCGGACAGCACCCGCGTCCATGCCGAATACGTGGCCGAGATGGTGCGCCAGCTGATCTTCTCGCAGTACGGCAACGAGGCCTACACGCGGGGCCTGAACGTGTACACGACCTTGAATGCAGGCGAGCAGGAAGCCGCATACGTAGCGTTGCGCAAGGGCATCATGGACTACGAACGGCGCCAGCACTACCGAGGCCCCGAGAAGTTCGCCACGCTTCCGTCGGATCCCCAGGAAGCCGAAGACGCGGTTGACGACATCCTTGCGGGGCATCCCGACAATGGCGACGTTCTGTCGGCCGTGGTTCTGGAGGTCACTGCCAAGAAAATCGTGGCCGCCCGCGCCAGCGGGGATCCGATCGAGATCACCGGGGACGGGCTCAAGCCGGTTCAATCCGGTCTGAGCGATAAGGCCGCGCCCAACATCAAGATCCGCCGCGGCGCCGTGATCCGCGTGGTTCAGACCCCGAAAAAAACCTGGGAGGCGACTCAGCTGCCCGAGGTGGAAGGTGCTTTCGTTGCTCTGGACCCGAGGACCGGTGCCGTCCGCGCCCTGGTCGGAGGCTTCGATTTCGACAAGAACAAGTTCAACCATGTGACCCAGGCATGGCGCCAGCCCGGTTCCAGTTTCAAGCCTTTCATTTATTCAGCCGCGCTGGAGAAGGGCTTCACGCCGGCCACCGTCGTCAACGATGCCCCGCTCTTCTTCAGTGCGGGCGTGACCGGAGGCCAGCCATGGGAACCGAAGAACTATGACGGCAAGTACGACGGCCCCATGACGTTGCGTACTGGCTTGGCCCGGTCGAAGAACGTGGTGTCCATCCGCGTTCTGCAGGCCGTGGGCGCCAAGAACGCCCAGGACTGGGTGGGGCGTTTCGGCTTCGACCCGGAACGGCATCCGCCGTACCTGACCATGGCCCTCGGCGCCGGCTCGGTGACGCCCATGCAGATGGTGGCGGCCTATTCGGTATTTGCCAATGGCGGCTATCGCGTGAATCCGTACCTGATTTCCCGCGTCACCGACCACAAGGGCCGCATCCTGTCCGACTTCCAGCCACCTGCGATCGAGAACAACCCGCGTGCGATCGAGGCCCGCAATGCCTTCATCATGGACAGCCTGCTGCAGGAAGTCACGCGGTCGGGCACCGCGGCCCGTGCACAGGCCACGTTGAAGCGCCCGGATGTGTATGGCAAGACCGGCACGACGAACGACGCCGTCGACGCCTGGTTCGCCGGTTTCCAGCCGACCATCGCCGCAGTCACGTGGATTGGCTATGACACGCCCCGCAATCTGGGCAGCCGTGAAACCGGCGGCGGTCTGAGCCTGCCGATCTGGATCAGCTTCATGGAGCGCGCGCTCAAGGGCGTGCCCGTGGCCGAGCCGACCGTGCCGCCCGGCGTGGTGAACGTCAGTGGCGAATGGTTCTACGAGGAGTACGCCCGCAACGCCGGCGTGGCCAGCGTGGGCATGGAAGACCAGCCCCCGGCGGCTGCTCCGGGCGTGGCACCCACGGCGCCACCGCCGTCGGAAGAGCGCAACAAGATCCTCGATCTGTTCAGGAATTGA
- a CDS encoding pilus assembly protein PilP — MKAAHILTVVGLGIVLSGCGPAGEDELREWMRELRANIRPKIVPLSEPKQFTPVDYAAANSVDPFSPLKLTQALRKETAQSTSSALVAPEMARRKEPLEAYPLDAMAMVGSLNKAGAPTALLSVDKLIYQVRVGNYLGQNYGRITKISETEIQLREIVQDAAGEWVERTSTLGLQEGKVNK; from the coding sequence ATGAAGGCAGCACATATTCTTACAGTGGTCGGGCTTGGGATAGTTTTGTCCGGGTGTGGACCGGCCGGCGAGGATGAACTCCGTGAATGGATGCGAGAGTTGCGGGCCAATATCCGTCCAAAAATTGTTCCTTTGTCTGAGCCGAAGCAGTTCACCCCCGTGGACTACGCTGCCGCCAACAGCGTGGACCCCTTCAGTCCACTCAAACTCACCCAGGCCTTGCGCAAGGAAACGGCGCAGTCGACTTCGAGTGCGTTGGTGGCGCCTGAGATGGCCAGGAGAAAAGAGCCTCTTGAGGCCTATCCACTCGATGCGATGGCGATGGTTGGCAGTTTGAACAAGGCTGGCGCGCCAACAGCCCTGTTAAGTGTCGATAAGCTGATCTATCAGGTGAGGGTTGGCAATTACCTGGGTCAGAATTACGGAAGAATCACGAAAATATCCGAGACTGAAATCCAGTTGCGGGAAATTGTTCAAGATGCGGCAGGTGAATGGGTTGAGCGAACGAGCACTCTCGGTCTGCAAGAGGGAAAGGTAAATAAATGA
- a CDS encoding pilus assembly protein PilM: MISLGSLFSRQSAPLLGIDISSSSVKLVELGQHKSGNTVLERCAIEPLERGWIVDGNIEKFDEVAEAMRRLVKKSGTRTKNVALALPPSAVITKRITLPGGMSEQELEVQVESEANQYIPFSLDEVSLDFCIVGPSKSSPGDVDVLIAASRKEKVQDRQGLAEAAGLKPVIVDIESNASRLAAGRLIEALPNRGVDAMVALFEVGALATSMQVIRNEEVLYDRDQAFGGAQLTQLIVRQYGFSLDEAESKKRSGDLPEDYQSAVLRPFVDSMAQEVGRALQFFFTSTPYNRVDHILLAGGSAPLAGLTEAVTHTTGFACSMVNPFEGMEIGSSVRLKKMVREAPSYLTSCGLAMRRFLQ, encoded by the coding sequence TTGATCTCTTTGGGGTCTTTGTTCAGTCGCCAGTCCGCTCCTCTGTTGGGGATCGACATCAGTTCCTCCAGTGTCAAGCTGGTAGAGCTGGGGCAGCACAAGTCCGGGAATACGGTCTTGGAGCGCTGTGCCATCGAGCCCCTCGAGCGGGGTTGGATCGTGGATGGCAACATCGAAAAGTTCGATGAGGTCGCCGAGGCCATGCGCCGTCTGGTGAAAAAGAGCGGTACGCGGACCAAGAATGTTGCGCTCGCTTTGCCTCCATCGGCCGTGATCACCAAGCGCATCACCCTGCCTGGCGGCATGTCCGAGCAGGAGCTGGAAGTTCAGGTTGAGTCCGAAGCCAACCAATACATTCCTTTTTCCCTGGACGAAGTCAGCCTCGATTTCTGCATCGTGGGCCCCAGCAAAAGTTCCCCGGGCGACGTTGATGTGCTCATCGCTGCATCCCGCAAGGAAAAAGTCCAGGACCGACAGGGACTGGCTGAAGCCGCCGGTCTCAAGCCCGTCATTGTCGACATCGAGTCGAATGCTTCCCGGCTGGCCGCAGGGCGCCTCATTGAAGCACTTCCCAACCGCGGCGTAGATGCCATGGTCGCCTTGTTCGAGGTGGGTGCACTCGCTACCAGCATGCAGGTCATCCGCAACGAGGAGGTGCTGTATGACCGCGATCAAGCTTTCGGGGGGGCTCAGCTCACGCAGCTGATCGTGCGCCAGTATGGTTTTTCGCTGGATGAGGCCGAAAGCAAAAAGCGCAGTGGGGATCTTCCGGAGGACTACCAGAGCGCCGTCCTGCGTCCCTTTGTGGACAGCATGGCGCAAGAGGTTGGCCGGGCGCTCCAGTTCTTCTTCACCAGCACGCCCTACAACCGGGTCGATCACATCTTGCTTGCAGGCGGATCGGCTCCGCTGGCGGGCCTGACGGAAGCCGTTACGCACACCACGGGTTTCGCCTGTTCGATGGTGAATCCTTTTGAGGGGATGGAGATCGGCAGTTCTGTGCGCCTGAAGAAGATGGTGAGGGAAGCTCCGTCTTATCTCACTTCCTGCGGATTGGCCATGCGGAGGTTTCTGCAGTGA
- a CDS encoding PilN domain-containing protein — translation MILINLLPHREAARKRRKEAFQATMLMSALAGLAIAGIVYWWFQMMITDQQGRNAFLKQEIRVLEGQIKEIATLEDEIAALRARQKAVEDLQSDRNLPVYMLNELVAQLPDGVYITSLKQVDQTVSMQGMAQSNERVSEMLRNLADNTPWFSKPELVEIVASNVALTPRDQRRVASFNLRFKLVRSSEVQAQTAAVSAAGGR, via the coding sequence GTGATCCTGATTAACTTACTGCCGCACAGAGAAGCCGCGCGCAAGCGGCGGAAAGAGGCATTCCAGGCCACCATGCTGATGTCCGCGCTTGCTGGTTTGGCGATTGCCGGCATCGTGTACTGGTGGTTCCAGATGATGATCACGGACCAGCAAGGCAGGAACGCATTTCTGAAACAGGAAATCCGTGTCTTGGAAGGTCAGATCAAGGAGATTGCGACGCTTGAAGACGAAATTGCGGCTTTGCGCGCACGCCAAAAGGCTGTGGAAGATTTGCAATCGGACCGCAACTTGCCCGTTTACATGCTGAACGAACTCGTGGCCCAACTGCCTGACGGGGTCTATATCACCAGTCTGAAGCAGGTAGATCAGACTGTCAGTATGCAAGGGATGGCGCAATCCAATGAGCGCGTGTCGGAAATGCTGCGGAATCTTGCCGACAACACCCCTTGGTTCTCCAAGCCCGAGTTGGTTGAGATTGTGGCGAGCAACGTTGCCTTGACTCCGCGGGATCAGCGGCGCGTCGCCTCTTTCAACCTCCGCTTCAAGCTGGTCCGCAGCAGCGAAGTCCAAGCACAGACCGCGGCAGTTTCTGCAGCGGGAGGACGCTGA
- a CDS encoding type 4a pilus biogenesis protein PilO, which yields MPMKLSNRMSGEQLQESLQRQFKNLDPQDPSRWPLLPRVLLCLCIASAIVVFSWFAFLKDYEAELETERSTEQTLRADYEKKLTKAVSLDGLKKQREQVQQYVLQLEKQLPSKAEMAALLSDINQAGLGRSLQFELFRPGQVVVRDYYAELPISLKVTGQYHDIGAFASDVAHLSRIVTLNNIALMPGGKDATVLSLEATARTFRYLDQEEIQAQKAAQGARK from the coding sequence ATGCCGATGAAGCTTTCTAACCGTATGAGCGGTGAGCAACTGCAGGAGTCGCTGCAGCGGCAGTTCAAGAATCTGGATCCCCAAGATCCTTCGAGGTGGCCGCTTCTGCCGCGTGTCCTGCTATGCCTGTGCATTGCCTCTGCGATCGTGGTTTTCTCTTGGTTTGCGTTTTTAAAGGACTACGAAGCCGAGTTGGAAACGGAGCGGAGTACCGAGCAAACACTGCGGGCAGATTACGAGAAGAAGCTGACTAAGGCCGTTAGCCTGGATGGCCTGAAAAAACAGCGGGAACAAGTCCAGCAATATGTTCTGCAATTGGAAAAGCAACTTCCTAGTAAGGCAGAAATGGCGGCACTGCTGTCCGATATCAACCAAGCCGGACTTGGGCGTAGCCTCCAGTTTGAGTTATTCAGACCGGGCCAAGTCGTTGTCCGAGATTATTATGCTGAGTTACCCATTTCCTTAAAAGTCACAGGGCAGTACCACGACATTGGTGCATTTGCTTCCGATGTGGCCCATCTTTCACGCATCGTGACGCTGAATAACATCGCGTTAATGCCTGGTGGTAAGGATGCGACGGTACTTTCACTGGAGGCTACCGCGCGCACCTTCCGGTATCTTGACCAAGAAGAGATACAGGCCCAGAAGGCAGCCCAGGGGGCACGTAAGTAA